The genomic interval TTACTTGTTGCGTTTACCTTATTCTCAAATAAATATACGATTATTATTTTATTCTTATTCATGTTGTTATTGATTATTCGTTACATCATCTTTAAATTTAAACCTTTGAAAATTATAGCGTCTGACAAAGAAGTCACATCTCCTGAGTTTATTAAGCAAAAGTGGTTTGGAAATCAAAAAACACCTGTCTATGTTTATAAATGGGAAGACATGCAAATTCAGCATGGCATTGGTGACATTCACATTGATTTGACGAAAGCAGCTAATATTAAAGAAAACAACACAATTGTAGTGCGTCATTTCATTGGTAAGATTTTAATCATTGTACCGACAAATTACAATGTAAATCTGCATTTCGCTGCTTTTTACGGTAATGCATCTATTAATCAAGAAACAATCAAAGTTGAAAATAACCATATTCAGATGAAAGAAGAAACAAAAGCTGAGAATTATAATATTAATATTTATGCTTCTACATTTATTGGAGATGTAGAGGTGGTTTATCGATGAACCATTATATAAGAGCGATAGGTTCAATGTTAATATTGATTTACAGCATTTTAGCTATTTTCTTTTTCATCGATAAAGTCTTTGTAAATATTGTCTTTTTTCAAGGAATGTTCTATACACAAATTTTCGGAATTCCAGTTTTTTTGTTTTTAAATATCATTGTAATATTGATGTGTATTATCGTAGGTTCTGTATTAGCGTATAAAGTGAACCAGCAAAATCATTGGATTAAAGACCAAATTGAACATTCTATTGAAGGTGAAGTCGTAGGTATTAATGATCAAAATATCGAACTTTATCAAGAGACGTTAGATATCTATCATATGTTGGTACCTTTAAATCAAGAATTGCACCGCTTACGTATTAAAACACAAGATTTAACGAATGAAACTTATAATTTAAATGATACAAAAGTAAAAAAAATTATAGAAGATGAACGTCAACGTTTAGCAAGAGAACTGCATGACTCGGTGAGCCAGCAATTATTTGCTGCAAGTATGATGTTGTCTGCTATAAAGGAAACTAAGTTAGAACCGCCTTTAGATCAACAAATTCCAACACTTGAAAAGATGGTACAAGATTCACAACTTGAAATGCGTGCTTTATTGCTTCATTTACGTCCATTAGGCTTAAAGGACCGTTCATTAGGTGAAGGTATTAAAGACTTGGTTGTAGACTTGCAGAAAAAAGTTCCGATGAAGGTAGTTTATGATATCGAAGATTTTGAAGTGCCAAAAGGGATAGAAGATCATTTATTCCGAATAACACAAGAAGGTATATCAAACACTTTGCGACATGCCGAAGGTACTAAATTGACGATAGATTTATATAATAAAGACGATTATTTACTATTACGTATTCAAGATGATGGTAAAGGTTTTGATGTAGATGAAAAAATGGAAAAAAGTTATGGATTAAAAAATATGCGAGAACGCGCATTAGAAATCGGAGCAACACTGCATATTGTATCATTGCCTGGTGCAGGGACAAGAATTGAAGTGAAAGCGCCGTTGAACAAGGAGGAATTCGATGACGATTAAAGTGCTATTTGTTGATGACCATGAAATGGTGCGTATCGGCATTTCAAGTTATTTATCGACACAACCAGATATTGAAGTGGTAGGGGAAGGAAAGTCTGGAAAAGAAGCTATTGAAAAAGCACATGAACTGCATCCTGATTTAATATTAATGGATTTATTGATGGAAGATATGGATGGTGTTGAAGCTACACAGCAAATCAAAAAAGATTTGCCAGATATTAAAGTGTTGATGTTAACAAGTTATATTGAAGATAATGAAGTTTATCGTGCACTAGATGCAGGGGTAGACAGTTATATCCTCAAAACAACAAGTGCAAGTGACATTGCAGAGGCAATTAGAAAAACACAACATAATGAATCTGTATTTGAAGCAGAAGTACTTGTTAAAATGCGTAATCGCATGAACCAACGTGCTGAATTATATGAAATGCTCACTGAAAGAGAGATGGAAATCCTGTTATTAATTGCAAAAGGGTATTCCAATCAAGAAATTGCAAGTGCTTCTCATATTACAATTAAGACAGTAAAAACGCATGTTAGTAATATTTTAAGTAAATTAGAAGTGCAAGATAGAACACAAGCAGTTATTTACGCTTTCCAACATGATTTAATCCAATAAGAAAAGCTGAACCCATTCTAAATCGGGTTCAGCTTTTTATTTATAAGTTTATTTATTTTGAGCAGCTAATTCATAGCCGTCTTGAATTAAGTCTAATTCCCCTGTATGAGGGTCAATTACTAATCCGTGAATAGGTA from Staphylococcus condimenti carries:
- the liaF gene encoding cell wall-active antibiotics response protein LiaF; the encoded protein is MTNKYISTEMLIVFTALMIIANFYYIFFEKIGFLLVLLLGIILIYVGYLYFHKVRGLLAFWIGVLLVAFTLFSNKYTIIILFLFMLLLIIRYIIFKFKPLKIIASDKEVTSPEFIKQKWFGNQKTPVYVYKWEDMQIQHGIGDIHIDLTKAANIKENNTIVVRHFIGKILIIVPTNYNVNLHFAAFYGNASINQETIKVENNHIQMKEETKAENYNINIYASTFIGDVEVVYR
- a CDS encoding sensor histidine kinase; translated protein: MNHYIRAIGSMLILIYSILAIFFFIDKVFVNIVFFQGMFYTQIFGIPVFLFLNIIVILMCIIVGSVLAYKVNQQNHWIKDQIEHSIEGEVVGINDQNIELYQETLDIYHMLVPLNQELHRLRIKTQDLTNETYNLNDTKVKKIIEDERQRLARELHDSVSQQLFAASMMLSAIKETKLEPPLDQQIPTLEKMVQDSQLEMRALLLHLRPLGLKDRSLGEGIKDLVVDLQKKVPMKVVYDIEDFEVPKGIEDHLFRITQEGISNTLRHAEGTKLTIDLYNKDDYLLLRIQDDGKGFDVDEKMEKSYGLKNMRERALEIGATLHIVSLPGAGTRIEVKAPLNKEEFDDD
- a CDS encoding response regulator transcription factor, whose product is MTIKVLFVDDHEMVRIGISSYLSTQPDIEVVGEGKSGKEAIEKAHELHPDLILMDLLMEDMDGVEATQQIKKDLPDIKVLMLTSYIEDNEVYRALDAGVDSYILKTTSASDIAEAIRKTQHNESVFEAEVLVKMRNRMNQRAELYEMLTEREMEILLLIAKGYSNQEIASASHITIKTVKTHVSNILSKLEVQDRTQAVIYAFQHDLIQ